Proteins encoded in a region of the Magallana gigas chromosome 8, xbMagGiga1.1, whole genome shotgun sequence genome:
- the LOC105317222 gene encoding uncharacterized protein, with protein sequence MFIRFVREEMAQDDCSSHCLNDEKYSEVHNKKRIERSVIFSFALNVFFLGVVFCWVVLQIVGDHRDNRDDPPGLTPAPSLPEDSFYSCSPCKPMMRADDADTMRLATGNSSFVCCKRISPDVQLELPNTGQLLEECQAKQDDYGSTVGALLYINLNLTQCTSGLHWTLGRETTYKKGGVVYEDSTQYGKLTVPSDGVYAVYSYIQFDSYTGNSKLDRPKPEMHALYKNGNQLLQMNKFMLRQHSYITSQVGPILVELKARDSIHVAVGSLNRFIHNNPQSSVFGLYKL encoded by the exons ATGTTCATTCGTTTCGTCAGAGAGGAAATGGCACAGGACGATTGTTCCTCCCACTGCTTAAATGACGAAAAATATTCGGAAGTTCATAATAAAAAACGAATAGAACGTTCGGTAATCTTTTCTTTTGCCCTGAACGTGTTCTTTCTGGGTGTGGTGTTTTGCTGGGTGGTTCTTCAGATTGTCGGGGACCACAGAGACAACAGAGATGACCCCCCAGGACTGACACCAGCGCCCTCTCTCCCCGAGGACTCGTTCTACTCCTGCTCCCCGTGCAAACCCATGATGAGGGCCGATGATGCTGACACAATGAGGCTCGCCACGGGGAATTCCTCCTTTGTGTGCTGTAAACGGATAAGTCCTGATGTCCAGTTAGAG cTACCAAACACAGGTCAACTACTAGAAGAGTGTCAGGCTAAACAAG atgaTTACGGGAGCACAGTTGGAGCACTGTTGTACATTAACCTAAACCTGACACAATGTACCTCAG GTTTGCATTGGACGTTGGGCAGAGAGACCACCTATAAGAAAGGGGGCGTGGTGTATGAGGACTCTACCCAATATGGCAAACTGACCGTTCCTAGTGACGGCGTGTATGCAGTCTACAGCTACATACAGTTCGATTCCTACACGGGAAACAGCAAACTAGACCGCCCAAAGCCGGAAATGCACGCGTTGTACAAAAATGGCAACCAGTTGCTTCAAATGAACAAGTTTATGTTGAGACAACACAGTTACATCACAAGTCAAGTGGGTCCCATTTTGGTGGAGTTGAAGGCCAGGGATTCGATCCATGTTGCTGTTGGTTCATTGAACAGGTTTATCCATAACAATCCCCAATCCAGCGTGTTTGGATTATATAAGTTATAA